In Moorena sp. SIOASIH, the following proteins share a genomic window:
- a CDS encoding Uma2 family endonuclease, whose translation MSQTILKPKNPIPPLENGDQLTQVEFEQRYAQMPDVKKAELIEGIVYMASPLRIKQHGEPHASIVTWLGVYKASTPNVQLGDNCTVRLDADNEPQPDALLRLTVDGQSRISEDGYVEGAPELIVEIAASTASIDLNDKLKAYRRNQVQEYLVWRVYDGELDWFRLREGKYIKLNPNDKGIICSDYFPGLWLAQDALLTGDLGQVLAILQEGLKSPEHENLVKK comes from the coding sequence ATGTCTCAAACCATATTAAAACCCAAAAATCCAATTCCACCCCTTGAAAACGGGGATCAACTTACTCAGGTTGAATTTGAACAGCGTTATGCACAGATGCCTGATGTCAAAAAAGCGGAATTAATCGAAGGAATTGTTTATATGGCATCACCCTTAAGAATTAAGCAACATGGGGAACCCCATGCTTCCATTGTAACATGGCTTGGTGTCTATAAAGCTTCTACTCCTAATGTTCAACTGGGCGATAATTGTACAGTACGTCTAGATGCCGACAATGAACCTCAACCGGATGCTTTACTAAGACTAACGGTAGATGGACAATCAAGGATTAGTGAAGACGGCTATGTAGAAGGTGCGCCAGAATTAATCGTAGAAATAGCAGCTAGTACCGCCTCTATTGATTTAAATGATAAATTAAAAGCTTACCGACGTAATCAAGTACAAGAATATTTAGTTTGGCGGGTTTATGACGGAGAACTTGATTGGTTTCGGTTAAGGGAAGGAAAATATATTAAACTAAACCCGAATGATAAAGGCATTATCTGTAGTGACTACTTCCCTGGCTTATGGTTAGCCCAAGACGCTTTACTTACCGGAGACTTAGGCCAAGTTTTAGCAATTTTACAGGAGGGATTAAAATCACCAGAACATGAAAATCTAGTCAAGAAATAG
- a CDS encoding GPW/gp25 family protein, whose amino-acid sequence MEQNRSFLGTGWSFPPTFNQDTGTVEMVSDQEDIVQSLEIILSTRPGERIMQPDFGCELSQFLFEEITQGLITGIRGTISDALLNHEHRIDVEEINIEDSEIEGLLLIIVTYTVRVTNSRFNLVYPFYLNEAQTV is encoded by the coding sequence ATGGAACAAAACCGCTCTTTTTTAGGGACAGGATGGAGTTTTCCCCCGACATTTAACCAGGATACAGGAACGGTGGAGATGGTTTCTGATCAGGAGGATATTGTCCAAAGTTTGGAAATTATCCTGTCAACCCGTCCAGGGGAACGGATTATGCAGCCTGACTTTGGTTGCGAATTGAGTCAGTTTCTGTTTGAGGAAATTACTCAAGGGTTAATTACGGGAATAAGAGGCACGATTTCTGATGCTCTTTTGAACCATGAGCATCGTATAGATGTGGAGGAGATAAATATAGAGGACAGTGAAATCGAGGGATTGTTGTTAATAATTGTTACCTATACCGTGCGAGTAACTAATTCTAGGTTTAACCTGGTTTATCCTTTTTATCTTAATGAAGCTCAAACGGTTTGA